Proteins co-encoded in one Oculatellaceae cyanobacterium genomic window:
- a CDS encoding DUF751 family protein, with product MFATFDGFWENISRYPRFFITMLLGVFFFTFGWLKPLLERPVTAIALMIFLIAGLTFLAFTLRAMLGLAPI from the coding sequence ATGTTTGCAACTTTTGATGGATTTTGGGAAAACATCTCTCGTTATCCCCGCTTCTTTATAACAATGCTGCTGGGTGTATTCTTTTTCACCTTTGGATGGTTGAAACCTTTATTAGAACGCCCAGTAACAGCGATCGCACTGATGATATTCTTAATCGCTGGGCTGACTTTTCTAGCTTTTACCCTCCGTGCCATGCTGGGTTTAGCTCCGATTTAG